The genomic stretch ACAAAGCGGAATCCATTGTTACGGGAGCAGCTATTCAGGAAGTAATATCTGATAACCAGACAATAAAGAATAATACCATTAAGGTATATAAACTTGTAAAAAGCGGAAGCAGCTGGAGCCAGGGGACAGAGGTGACACCAGATATCAAGTCCCTTAATACCCTTGATGAGGATGGTAATCTGCAGTTTCCGATTACCTTAGGTGACTTAAAGGAAGGTGCCTATCGAATTGTTTACGACGCTTCCGTAATTTATGGTGAGAACTATTATTGGGAAGATAATAATGCAACGGTTCAGGCCAAGAACAAAGCAATACTGACTGACAGCGGGGTGTTTGCCGGAGAATCAGAAACCTCTGTAAATATAAACAGAAGTGAGCTGTTGACGAAAACAGCAGCAGCAACAGTTAATTACTCTGTTAAGCAGATTAAGTGGACTATCGTAGCAAATGCTGCGAATCATCCTATTAAAGGCGCTGTAATACACGACCAGCTGCCGGCCGGATTAACTTTGGTTGCCGGAAGTTTAAGTGTAAAGGATTCAAAAGGAGCAACACCTGCCTTCACTTATAATGCCGATGAAGACGGTAAGTTCACCATTAGCCTTGGAGATATTACATCTTCCTATTCCATAACCTATACAACAACAGTTGAGAAAGAGTATTATGGTAAAACTTTTCATAACAAAGCCTGGCTGAGTGGTGTTGGAACCGGAGTAGGACCCGGAACGACGGAGGAATTGTCTAAGGATGTTTCTATAGCTCCAACTATTGCAAATTCATACATAAAAGGAACCTTAGGAAGTAAAACCTATGACAGCATAACCTATGACGGTATCAATTATGATGCCAAAACCATGAGCTGGCAGATTACGGTGAAACCTGTAAAGAGAAATGTTACAGAATTGACCATATCAGATACTTTCCCCAAAAATGGAATGGTATTTCTTAAAGATACCCTGAGATTGCAAAGAGGTACTGCTACGACACCTCTGGTCGAAGGAACAGATTATACCATAGAGCCAGCAACCGGTCCGGATGAGGTGACTGGTTATCAATATGGATTTGTTCTGAAATTAAAAGGAGCTGCCTGGTCAGGGGCAGATTATTATATATATTATAAGACCACCTTTGATCAGAATACGCCGAACATTATTATCAATACAGATAAAACCTATGAAAACCAGGCAGTATTTTCCGGAAAAGCCGAAGAAGAAACCATAGATGGTGTATACACTGCTTCTTACGGATTGTCTGATACAGCCTTTAATAATGGTAAAAAAGAAGGAACTCTCGACAGACAGAAAAGGGAAATAGGCTGGAAGATATATACCAACTATCTCTCCGTTGATAAAGGCAGTAACATTGTTATTGAGGATACCTATGACAGCGGACAGCACCTTCTCGAAGACTCTTTTATAGTAACAAAGTATAAATTGGATGCTTCGGGAAATACCGTAAAGGATGGTATTGCCCTGATTAAAGATACCGACTATACTCTGGAACCTTATGAGAATGGACTGGGTTTTAAGGTTACTATAACAAAGAATCCTCAAGATCCTTATGTTATTGAGTATAAAACGAAGATTGACGGACTTTCAAAAGCAAACTACAACAATAAGGCTACTGTAATAAAAGGCGCCTCATCTGCATCTTATGAAGCAAAGGTTTCATATCCTGATTATAATAATTTTGTTGAGAAAGCAGCAACAGATGTAGATTCTAATATGAAGGTATACCCGGATGATGAAATCAATTGGAAAGTGGCATTGAATAAGAGTCTTTCGGAAGTGCAGAATGCAATCTTCACTGATGTGATAAGCAGTGGCCATGTATACTTAAATGACAGCCTTAAAGTATATAAGATTACGAATATAAATACCGGAACGAGAGAAATTGTCGATCCTGCCTCCGGTGAATATACCTTAATCAGTGTTGCAGGCAGCAATGCAGGAGAATGGAACTTAACGGTTATCTTTAGCAGTACGATAACCTCCAAATATGAGATAGAATATAAGACGGTGGTAACCGCTAAAACCGGAGTAATCAAAAATTCTGCGAAACTGACAGGAACTGGAGTATCAAAGACCAGCAGTGCCAATAATGGTTCCGGCTTTTCAGTTACTCAAACAGCCTTTGGTACAGGTGGAGGTACCACCAATAAAGGAAAAATAACCATTAATAAAAGGGATAAGGATACGGGAGCTCTCATAACCTCCTCAAATGCTGAATTTGAGCTTTATTATTACCTGAATGGTACAAAGACGGTTATCAGCGGCAGCAGCCAGCAGACGACAAACGGCATCCTTGTTTATCAGGGACTATCCTACAGAACCTATTATTTAAGAGAACTGACACCCCCCGGAGGTTATTATTCAAACAATACAGAATATGAAATAACGGTTAACTCCACAAATAAAAGCGTAGTAAAAGACATTATTAATGAGGCCAAAAAGGGTATCAAGGTAGTCAAGGTAGATTTGGACCAAAGCAGCAAGAAACTGGTAGGAGCCAAATTCAAACTTGTAAAAATTGAGTCTGACAGTACAGAAACTGTTATAGATGAAAAAGCAACCAATACAAATGGAGAGCTGTTGTTTAACGGGCTGGAGTATGGAAATTACAAGTTAATAGAAACAGCGGCACCAAACGGTTATCAGCTGCCCCTGGAGGTGGAATCTGAAGTTATTGAAATCCAATCTGAAACTGTGAATCCTTTGGTCTTTACAATCAGGAACGAAAGCAAGAAGTCCTTAAAGGTAATAAAAGAGGATAAGGATACGGACTCAAAGAAATTATCCGGAGCTGTATTCAAGCTTTATGATTCTGGGAATCAGCAGATTGGTGATACCTACTCCAGTGACAGCAATGGAATAGTGGTGATTTTCGGACTTATAAACGGTATCTACAAATTGGTAGAAATAACGGCACCGGAGGGTTATCAGCTGCCCCCGGATACAGAAACTACAATAGTAATTGACGCTGCAGTTGATCAATCCTCTGATGGCAGCTTAGATAATATCATAACCAAGGTTATTAAAAACGAGAGTAAAAAGTCATTAAAAATAGTTAAAGAAGATAAAGAAAATAGTTCTAAGAAATTATTCGGAGCTGTATTCAAGCTCTATGATTCTGCGAACCAGCAAATTGGCGATACCTACTCCAGTGACAGCAATGGAATAGTATCGATTCCCGGTCTGGTAAATGGCACTTACAAGTTAGTAGAAATAACTGCGCCGGAGGGCTATCAGCTGCCCCAGAATACAGAGACTGCAATCA from Anaerocolumna sp. AGMB13020 encodes the following:
- a CDS encoding SpaA isopeptide-forming pilin-related protein, coding for MKNMFEKIKKILVVILILSLISNIPLQGFGLGNVKAEHNPDLGNIFTQVVMTKTANPEDLLPLDKPLEITESTEVGLMFYWKIPDEKELLSGDYAQVKIPEVFKPIATASGNLIASDNSTVIGTFLFDKDTGYLKLQFNEVLQDGGDYEEERSGTVGIMLKFDLTKFEEDTTQLVQFEFMESLNFSLTVKPAGGTDLITKTETHEALNAKEVTWTVDLNTSLEDIDNAIFKDTIPAGLQLVPDSVKMYPLSVGYYGDLTPGAESPVTPVIEENGFSVPLGQIKGKAYRIVYKTKITSYAQTSYTNNAVLYNGETELDSASKTINAFVRSAMVEKFGTVSGTDAKTVHWEINVNKAESIVTGAAIQEVISDNQTIKNNTIKVYKLVKSGSSWSQGTEVTPDIKSLNTLDEDGNLQFPITLGDLKEGAYRIVYDASVIYGENYYWEDNNATVQAKNKAILTDSGVFAGESETSVNINRSELLTKTAAATVNYSVKQIKWTIVANAANHPIKGAVIHDQLPAGLTLVAGSLSVKDSKGATPAFTYNADEDGKFTISLGDITSSYSITYTTTVEKEYYGKTFHNKAWLSGVGTGVGPGTTEELSKDVSIAPTIANSYIKGTLGSKTYDSITYDGINYDAKTMSWQITVKPVKRNVTELTISDTFPKNGMVFLKDTLRLQRGTATTPLVEGTDYTIEPATGPDEVTGYQYGFVLKLKGAAWSGADYYIYYKTTFDQNTPNIIINTDKTYENQAVFSGKAEEETIDGVYTASYGLSDTAFNNGKKEGTLDRQKREIGWKIYTNYLSVDKGSNIVIEDTYDSGQHLLEDSFIVTKYKLDASGNTVKDGIALIKDTDYTLEPYENGLGFKVTITKNPQDPYVIEYKTKIDGLSKANYNNKATVIKGASSASYEAKVSYPDYNNFVEKAATDVDSNMKVYPDDEINWKVALNKSLSEVQNAIFTDVISSGHVYLNDSLKVYKITNINTGTREIVDPASGEYTLISVAGSNAGEWNLTVIFSSTITSKYEIEYKTVVTAKTGVIKNSAKLTGTGVSKTSSANNGSGFSVTQTAFGTGGGTTNKGKITINKRDKDTGALITSSNAEFELYYYLNGTKTVISGSSQQTTNGILVYQGLSYRTYYLRELTPPGGYYSNNTEYEITVNSTNKSVVKDIINEAKKGIKVVKVDLDQSSKKLVGAKFKLVKIESDSTETVIDEKATNTNGELLFNGLEYGNYKLIETAAPNGYQLPLEVESEVIEIQSETVNPLVFTIRNESKKSLKVIKEDKDTDSKKLSGAVFKLYDSGNQQIGDTYSSDSNGIVVIFGLINGIYKLVEITAPEGYQLPPDTETTIVIDAAVDQSSDGSLDNIITKVIKNESKKSLKIVKEDKENSSKKLFGAVFKLYDSANQQIGDTYSSDSNGIVSIPGLVNGTYKLVEITAPEGYQLPQNTETAIIINAAEDLSSDDSLDNIITKVIKNASLKTIKIIKVDSEEPDKTLQGAEFKLYDADNVLIGTYTTDSKGEIIISGLKVGSYRLVETKAPEGYKLPDNPVTFIEITHDTDYDTILPSIGNEVYRSIKVIKVDAEEEGIVLKNAEFELWKDGKKVADNIKTDDNGIAVIPNLLLGDYKLIEIKAPEGYITPTANETDIEIKVGSPLQITVTVENDILRTLIIRKLDRSDKTKLLEGAEFTVTAPDGTIEILKTGNDGTAVLTGLKFGEYLVKETKAPQGYILDTRTNTVRIDNTSIVFTIEVENQLYIPDIIITPGQPGTPTPTPTPIPTPTPSVTPVPTKTPTPTVNPEPTPTKEPIIELTPENTPKGGKIPVPDGGKPSITKKPDNGKATVDKDGNWSYIPDKDFTGKDDFTIVIKHPDGTEEEVLIEIDVNEVPKGGVTGDSEAEDPEGVKVPKTGEEFPMGLLPIALIGIAAGGIAFIRVKKKEDIE